A window of the Lactuca sativa cultivar Salinas chromosome 5, Lsat_Salinas_v11, whole genome shotgun sequence genome harbors these coding sequences:
- the LOC111907767 gene encoding uncharacterized protein LOC111907767: MVVGPQLEVGQSARVKMQLPIKDWLVKTVQDEHKCLQTRAVKACTSRYAANLIVQQIQSNPKIPVKALHEELCKKLEVGMSLQKVARAKSMVERIISGDYQVQYGFLRDYVLELLNTNPGTTVRIDVYPETSLSMTTRTFRRIYICLGALKLGFKYGLRYFLGLDGTFMKGLYPVQVLTVVGLDSNNGIYPVAYAVIETESTSNWTWFLELLGEYLDLGPNSNFSFISDRQKMCIT, translated from the exons ATGGTGGTGGGCCCTCAACTAGAAGTAGGGCAAAGTGCAAGGGTAAAGATGCAATTGCCAATAAAG GATTGGTTGGTGAAAACAGTACAAGATGAGCATAAATGTTTGCAAACAAGGGCGGTTAAAGCTTGTACTTCCAGATACGCAGCAAACTTAATTGTTCAACAAATACAGAGTAACCCTAAAATTCCAGTGAAAGCTTTACACGAAGAGTTGTGCAAGAAATTAGAGGTAGGAATGTCATTGCAAAAGGTTGCTAGGGCAAAGTCAATGGTTGAGCGTATCATTAGTGGGGACTACCAAGTACAATATGgatttttgagggattatgtgttGGAGCTACTCAACACTAATCCTGGTACAACAGTTCGGATTGATGTGTATCCAGAAACCTCCCTGTCTATGACCACAAGAACTTTTAGAAGAATATATATCTGTTTAGGTGCATTGAAGTTAGGATTCAAATATGGGTTAAGATATTTTCTAGGTCTAGATGGTACTTTCATGAAGGGCCTTTACCCTGTGCAAGTGTTAACTGTTGtagggttggactcaaacaatggCATATACCCTGTAGCATATGCAGTGATAGAGACAGAATCAACAAGTAATTGGACCTGGTTCTTGGAACTGTTAGGAGAATATCTGGATCTGGGACCAAATTCAAACTTTTCCTTCATTTCAGATAGACAAAAGATGTGTATCACCTAA